The Flavobacterium praedii genome window below encodes:
- a CDS encoding SOS response-associated peptidase — protein MCFTIQLKTNVKKAETRFKAKVDNPLQFLESDTISGFAHLKTPIIRDKSPEIISTNYSWGLIPTWAKDESVRKNTLNARIETVGEKPSFKNSLNNRCLILATAFYEWHWNDPKGKSKDKYQIYSQEEALFAFAGLYSHWVQPQTGETIFTYTMLTTEANELMQYIHNTKQRMPVVLNRKDENAWLDASNAIQDFAFPYQANLVGFPIPKPHDNRPETLF, from the coding sequence ATGTGCTTCACAATCCAACTAAAAACCAATGTCAAAAAAGCCGAAACTCGCTTCAAAGCCAAAGTAGATAACCCGTTGCAGTTTCTAGAATCGGATACTATTAGTGGTTTTGCACACTTGAAAACACCTATAATTCGAGACAAATCTCCCGAAATCATTTCTACCAATTACAGTTGGGGACTCATCCCTACTTGGGCCAAAGACGAAAGTGTCCGAAAAAACACCTTGAATGCCAGAATAGAAACGGTAGGAGAGAAACCTTCTTTCAAAAATAGTTTAAACAATCGTTGCCTAATCCTGGCTACCGCTTTTTACGAGTGGCACTGGAATGATCCCAAAGGAAAATCCAAAGACAAATACCAAATCTACTCTCAAGAAGAAGCTCTTTTTGCATTTGCAGGATTGTACAGCCATTGGGTACAGCCTCAAACAGGTGAAACCATTTTTACATACACAATGCTCACCACCGAGGCCAACGAATTAATGCAATACATCCACAACACCAAACAACGCATGCCTGTTGTTTTGAATCGAAAAGACGAAAACGCTTGGCTGGATGCTTCAAATGCTATACAGGATTTTGCTTTTCCGTATCAGGCAAATTTGGTTGGATTTCCAATTCCTAAACCTCACGACAACAGACCTGAAACTCTTTTTTAA
- a CDS encoding Y-family DNA polymerase yields MYALMDCNNFYASCERVFKPSLRNKPIVVLSNNDGCVVARSNESKALGVKMGVPIFKIKDFVKQHNIVVCSSNYTLYGDLSNRVMTLIKNFSPDVEVYSIDEAFINFNGHHYANFDQIGLEMHRIIKKGIGIPISIGFAPTKALAKVANKIAKKYPERTQNYYIIDTEEKRIKALKWTKIEDVWGIGRQFSKKLQSIGVTNAYQFTQLSDSYVRKYFSVVGLRLKKDLEGEPTIQFEDIKPKQNIATTRSFDVMMQTQEELRERIATFSSLAAVKLRNQKSNCELIQVFIYTNRFRQDLPQYSGYKTVKLPFPTSSTFELNKYAQKVLNEIFKPGFHYKKAGVILMGITQDQTQQLSMFEYENPKHKVLMQVLDKMNVKMGEKVKFGGQDLKRKWKMRQEHLSPCYSTNLKDIITINCQ; encoded by the coding sequence ATGTACGCTTTAATGGATTGCAACAACTTTTATGCTAGTTGTGAACGTGTGTTCAAGCCTAGCTTACGAAACAAACCCATTGTTGTCCTGAGCAACAATGACGGCTGTGTTGTGGCACGATCCAATGAAAGCAAAGCGTTGGGCGTAAAAATGGGAGTTCCAATATTCAAAATAAAAGACTTTGTAAAACAACACAATATTGTAGTTTGCTCTTCCAATTATACGCTTTACGGCGATTTGTCTAATCGCGTGATGACCCTAATCAAAAACTTCTCTCCCGATGTCGAAGTCTACAGTATAGATGAAGCTTTTATAAACTTCAACGGTCATCACTATGCCAATTTTGATCAAATTGGACTAGAAATGCACCGCATTATAAAAAAAGGTATTGGAATCCCAATTTCTATCGGATTTGCTCCCACCAAAGCCTTGGCCAAAGTAGCTAATAAAATTGCCAAAAAATACCCAGAACGCACCCAAAACTACTACATCATCGACACCGAAGAAAAACGCATCAAAGCCTTAAAATGGACCAAGATCGAAGATGTTTGGGGCATAGGCAGACAATTCTCTAAAAAACTCCAATCCATTGGGGTGACCAATGCGTACCAATTTACACAATTGAGTGATTCCTATGTTCGAAAATACTTTAGTGTAGTAGGATTAAGACTCAAAAAAGACCTAGAAGGCGAGCCTACCATCCAGTTTGAAGATATTAAACCCAAACAAAACATTGCAACCACTAGAAGTTTTGATGTGATGATGCAAACCCAAGAGGAATTACGAGAACGAATAGCTACGTTTTCGTCCCTAGCAGCTGTAAAGCTACGCAACCAAAAAAGCAATTGCGAACTCATTCAAGTGTTCATTTACACCAACCGATTTCGGCAAGATTTACCACAATACAGTGGGTATAAAACCGTTAAATTGCCGTTCCCAACCTCTTCTACTTTTGAGTTAAATAAATACGCTCAAAAAGTACTGAATGAAATTTTTAAACCTGGATTTCATTACAAAAAAGCAGGCGTCATTTTGATGGGAATTACACAAGATCAAACCCAACAATTATCAATGTTTGAATACGAAAATCCGAAGCATAAAGTCCTGATGCAAGTGCTCGATAAAATGAATGTGAAAATGGGGGAGAAGGTCAAATTTGGCGGACAAGATTTAAAACGAAAATGGAAAATGCGCCAAGAACATCTTTCGCCTTGCTATTCGACTAATCTAAAAGACATTATCACGATAAATTGTCAGTAA
- a CDS encoding LexA family protein, producing MPIRIPNTVSLEFLTSDMTSINEVPYFDEGISAGFPSPADDFQELKISFDKEVFGSSPSTIFCARVSGSSMEGAGISNNDIIAVDRLLDPEDGDIAVCLIHDEFTLKRLRVEKDCVWLMPENDNYKPIQITDNDSFQIWGIVINTLKYHRKR from the coding sequence ATGCCAATCCGAATTCCAAATACTGTTTCTCTTGAATTCCTAACCTCCGATATGACTTCTATCAATGAAGTGCCTTATTTTGACGAAGGAATATCTGCTGGTTTTCCAAGCCCTGCCGATGATTTTCAAGAACTCAAAATCAGTTTCGACAAGGAAGTATTTGGCAGTTCTCCATCGACCATTTTTTGTGCACGTGTGAGCGGTTCATCTATGGAAGGAGCTGGAATCTCAAACAATGATATCATTGCTGTCGATCGATTATTAGATCCCGAAGACGGTGATATTGCCGTTTGTTTAATCCACGATGAGTTTACACTCAAGCGCTTGCGTGTAGAGAAAGATTGCGTTTGGTTGATGCCCGAAAATGACAATTACAAACCCATTCAAATCACCGATAATGATTCGTTCCAAATTTGGGGAATCGTCATAAATACACTCAAATACCATCGAAAAAGATAA
- a CDS encoding EamA family transporter: MLFLILSIICSVTVGVLFKIAHKNQSSSIQIITFNYATALLLSYCFFSPDFKALASSSAWPIYTLLGVLLPTVFIVLVLSIQHMGIVKTDAAQRLSLFIPILAAWFIFDEQFNSLKIAAILIGFPALVLLLIKPTSNQENKWMYPVMVVLGFGTIDVLFKQIALYTKLPFTTSLFVIFAIALVIMGLYALFTILFRKEKFSSKNIFWGILVGIFNFCNIFFYLKAHQAFAQNPSTVFAGMNMGVIVIGSLVGIFIFKEKISRLNFTGLLLALIAIVLIVLSQINY, from the coding sequence ATGCTATTTCTTATTCTGAGTATTATTTGTAGTGTTACAGTGGGCGTGCTCTTCAAGATCGCGCACAAAAATCAATCGAGTAGTATTCAAATCATAACATTCAATTATGCAACTGCTCTTTTACTTTCTTATTGCTTTTTCAGCCCCGATTTCAAGGCACTAGCCAGTTCTTCGGCTTGGCCTATTTATACCCTTCTTGGTGTTTTATTACCAACCGTGTTTATCGTTTTGGTGCTGTCCATACAACATATGGGAATCGTAAAAACCGATGCTGCCCAACGTTTATCTCTTTTTATTCCCATTTTGGCCGCTTGGTTTATTTTTGACGAGCAATTCAATTCCCTGAAAATTGCTGCAATTTTGATTGGCTTTCCAGCACTCGTATTGCTACTCATCAAGCCTACATCCAACCAAGAAAACAAGTGGATGTATCCTGTTATGGTAGTACTCGGCTTTGGAACAATCGATGTGTTGTTCAAGCAAATCGCATTGTATACCAAACTGCCATTTACGACCTCCTTGTTCGTTATTTTTGCAATCGCCTTAGTAATAATGGGACTTTACGCCTTATTCACCATCCTTTTTCGAAAGGAAAAATTCAGTTCTAAAAATATTTTTTGGGGTATACTAGTTGGGATTTTCAACTTCTGTAATATTTTTTTCTACCTCAAAGCTCATCAAGCATTTGCTCAAAATCCCTCCACCGTTTTTGCCGGAATGAATATGGGCGTCATCGTAATCGGCAGTCTTGTCGGAATCTTTATTTTCAAGGAAAAAATATCTCGACTCAATTTTACAGGGCTTTTATTGGCCTTGATCGCGATTGTTCTAATAGTGCTTTCACAAATAAACTACTAA
- a CDS encoding 2OG-Fe(II) oxygenase, giving the protein MENSFEDLITTYIENRVGISEHFLSAELANNLKQNLHNLNDNSQLSAAGIGNSEKLSYDGAIRSDSIYWLDKKHNNAFENEFFAQMEAFILYLNESCYAGITGYEFHYSLYEKGDFYLKHLDQFKNNPSRKYSIISYLNSDWQESHGGELLIHQDNNNQKISPTQGKTVFFKSDELVHEVLVTQNTRMSITGWLKSDR; this is encoded by the coding sequence ATGGAAAACAGTTTTGAAGATTTGATTACCACTTATATCGAAAATAGAGTTGGCATATCCGAACATTTTTTGAGTGCAGAATTAGCCAATAACTTAAAACAAAATCTACATAATTTAAACGACAACAGTCAATTATCGGCTGCTGGAATCGGGAATTCTGAGAAACTGTCTTATGATGGTGCTATTCGCAGTGATTCTATTTATTGGTTGGACAAAAAACACAATAACGCTTTCGAAAATGAATTCTTTGCTCAAATGGAAGCTTTTATTTTATACTTAAATGAGAGTTGTTATGCCGGAATTACAGGCTATGAGTTCCATTATTCCCTTTACGAAAAAGGCGATTTTTATCTAAAGCATCTAGATCAATTCAAAAACAATCCAAGTCGAAAATATTCAATCATTAGTTATTTAAACAGTGATTGGCAAGAAAGTCATGGAGGTGAACTGCTCATTCATCAAGACAATAACAACCAAAAAATAAGCCCTACGCAAGGCAAAACGGTTTTCTTCAAAAGTGATGAACTTGTTCACGAAGTGCTCGTTACTCAAAATACCCGAATGAGCATTACAGGCTGGCTAAAGAGTGATCGGTAA
- a CDS encoding RMD1 family protein — protein sequence MIESDLIKIEAIQIAEAFNIKKIRTEFEVETYSSSISELFYAFKSKNQYLYIFDYGVIVFANYTASDKKEFIEFVKKYAIEIVDVNLFEEYTIEIDKTLLKTYVKNNSVTVPFVDSSVLRIVMLNIAQSVALEFYETLSDDLITSSKEYILELEKRGRLSISKTNLLKYIGKVLNVKNSIVDNLYILDDPNLVWDHEDLNLLNRSLKTNFDIIPRFKDLDYRLGIVEDNLKLFTDVLNVRESSRLEWIVIILIAIEILIALYFH from the coding sequence ATGATAGAATCTGATTTAATAAAAATTGAAGCCATTCAAATTGCGGAAGCTTTTAATATAAAGAAAATCCGAACAGAATTTGAAGTTGAAACGTATTCCAGTTCGATTTCGGAACTTTTTTATGCTTTTAAAAGTAAAAATCAGTACCTCTACATTTTTGATTATGGCGTAATTGTTTTTGCAAATTATACGGCTTCCGATAAAAAAGAGTTTATTGAATTTGTTAAAAAATATGCTATTGAGATTGTAGATGTAAACTTGTTTGAAGAATACACAATTGAGATTGACAAAACACTTTTGAAAACCTATGTCAAAAACAATTCGGTAACAGTACCTTTTGTCGATTCATCTGTATTGAGAATTGTGATGCTTAATATTGCTCAATCTGTGGCACTTGAGTTTTACGAAACACTTTCTGATGATCTTATTACATCCTCGAAGGAGTATATTCTTGAATTGGAAAAGCGAGGTCGCTTAAGCATTTCAAAAACCAATCTGCTGAAATATATTGGAAAAGTATTGAACGTAAAAAACAGTATAGTCGACAATTTATACATTCTTGACGACCCAAATCTTGTGTGGGATCATGAAGATTTAAATTTATTGAATAGAAGTCTTAAAACAAATTTTGATATTATACCTAGATTTAAAGATTTGGATTATCGATTGGGTATTGTTGAAGATAATCTAAAACTCTTTACGGATGTTTTAAATGTTCGGGAAAGCTCCCGACTGGAATGGATTGTGATTATTTTGATAGCGATAGAAATTTTGATAGCGTTGTATTTTCATTGA
- a CDS encoding sigma 54-interacting transcriptional regulator, which yields MKIENINTLGELKKSGYISKSIKDELRHNLREKIKSGVPTFEGVHGFENTVIPELERAILSRHNINLLGLRGQAKTRLARKMVELLDEYIPFVTGSEINDDPFHPISRFAKDIIEIKGDETPISWLHRSERFFEKLATPDVTVADLIGDVDPIKAANLKLSYADDRVIHFGMIPRANRSIFVINELPDLQARIQVALFNILQEGDIQIRGFKLRMPLDMQFVFTANPEDYTNRGSIVTPLKDRIGSQILTHYPDTIKIARTITEQEAKLDQTQSELVYVPSLAKDLLEQISFEARESEYIDNKSGVSARLSITAFENLLSTAERRALRSGIDQTTLRLSDFMGIIPSITGKVELVYEGEQEGAAIVAQHLIGDSIHTFFPAYFPKIEKLEKQGEKTAYSDTLDWFFTESGFELLDDCSDEEYKRILDSVTPLEILIKKYQPQLEKNDSYFMKEFILWALVEYKKLSKDRLSEGYQFKDIYGSYISKL from the coding sequence ATGAAAATAGAAAATATAAATACACTTGGAGAATTAAAGAAATCAGGATACATAAGCAAAAGTATCAAAGATGAATTGCGTCATAATTTAAGGGAGAAAATTAAATCAGGAGTGCCCACTTTTGAGGGAGTTCATGGTTTCGAAAACACCGTTATCCCCGAATTAGAGCGCGCTATTTTGTCCCGTCATAATATTAATTTACTAGGACTTCGGGGTCAAGCCAAAACCAGATTGGCTCGCAAAATGGTCGAATTATTGGATGAGTATATTCCGTTTGTGACGGGATCCGAAATCAATGACGATCCTTTTCATCCTATTTCGCGTTTTGCCAAAGATATCATTGAAATAAAAGGTGATGAAACCCCAATTTCGTGGTTGCACAGAAGCGAACGATTCTTTGAAAAACTGGCTACACCAGACGTTACAGTAGCCGATTTGATTGGCGATGTTGATCCTATCAAAGCGGCTAATTTAAAACTTTCTTACGCAGACGATCGCGTGATTCATTTTGGAATGATTCCCCGTGCCAATCGTTCTATTTTTGTAATTAACGAATTGCCGGATTTGCAAGCAAGGATTCAAGTAGCGTTGTTTAACATACTGCAAGAGGGAGACATACAGATTCGAGGATTCAAATTAAGAATGCCATTGGATATGCAATTTGTATTCACTGCCAATCCCGAAGATTACACCAATCGTGGAAGTATTGTAACACCTTTGAAAGACAGAATTGGTTCTCAAATCTTGACTCATTATCCCGATACCATCAAAATTGCCAGAACAATAACAGAGCAAGAAGCCAAATTAGATCAAACACAAAGTGAGTTGGTGTATGTTCCTTCGTTGGCCAAAGACTTATTAGAGCAGATCAGTTTTGAAGCGCGCGAAAGTGAGTATATTGACAACAAGAGCGGTGTAAGTGCTCGTTTGAGTATTACTGCTTTCGAAAACTTATTGAGTACAGCCGAACGTCGTGCTTTGCGCTCTGGAATTGACCAAACAACTCTTCGTTTATCCGATTTTATGGGGATAATTCCATCGATTACTGGTAAAGTAGAATTGGTGTATGAAGGAGAGCAGGAGGGAGCAGCTATTGTGGCGCAACATTTAATAGGAGATTCTATTCATACCTTTTTCCCAGCTTATTTCCCTAAAATCGAAAAATTAGAAAAACAAGGCGAAAAAACGGCTTATTCAGACACTTTAGATTGGTTTTTTACAGAAAGCGGATTCGAATTACTGGACGATTGTTCTGATGAGGAATATAAAAGAATTTTGGATAGTGTAACTCCTTTGGAAATTTTAATCAAAAAATACCAACCACAATTAGAAAAAAACGATAGCTATTTTATGAAAGAATTCATTCTTTGGGCATTAGTCGAATACAAAAAACTCAGCAAAGATCGCCTTTCCGAAGGGTATCAGTTTAAGGATATCTACGGAAGTTATATCAGTAAATTATAA
- a CDS encoding vWA domain-containing protein, whose protein sequence is MKDTIKKGFYFKTYEAPFQSPFDKLFVIFKELITHTSGDFDEAIEWLRELDKEYKLTDSAYTIDDFIEDLKKKGYIREELKDDGTSGIGITAKTERAIRQQALDNIFGNLKRSGSGDHKTKYAGNGDEHTGEFREFHFGDSLERISLTESLRNAQINNGVADFMLTENDLVVEDAQYKSQMSTVLMIDISHSMILYGEDRITPAKKVAMALAELITTRYPKDTLDILVFGNDAWTIAIRDLPYLKVGPYHTNTVAGLQLAMDLLRRKRNTNKQIFMITDGKPSCVREKDGSYYMNSNGLDQYIVDKCYNQAQQARKLHIPITTFMIANDPYLQQFVNHFTEANQGKAFYTGLKGLGEMIFEDYETNRKKRVK, encoded by the coding sequence ATGAAGGACACTATCAAAAAAGGATTTTATTTCAAGACCTACGAGGCTCCGTTTCAATCTCCATTTGATAAACTTTTTGTCATTTTCAAAGAGCTTATCACACATACTTCGGGAGATTTTGATGAAGCTATAGAATGGTTGCGTGAGCTCGACAAAGAATACAAACTCACAGATTCAGCGTATACTATCGATGATTTTATTGAAGATTTAAAGAAAAAAGGATACATCCGGGAAGAACTCAAAGACGATGGAACATCGGGAATTGGCATAACCGCCAAAACCGAACGCGCCATTCGACAACAAGCTTTGGACAATATTTTTGGAAATTTAAAACGATCGGGAAGTGGCGACCACAAAACCAAATATGCTGGAAACGGCGATGAACACACGGGTGAGTTTCGAGAATTTCATTTTGGAGACAGCTTAGAAAGGATTTCCCTGACCGAAAGTTTACGTAATGCCCAAATCAACAATGGTGTAGCCGATTTTATGCTGACCGAAAATGATCTTGTAGTCGAAGATGCTCAATACAAATCTCAAATGAGCACCGTTTTGATGATTGATATCAGTCACAGTATGATTTTGTATGGAGAAGATCGAATCACACCAGCCAAGAAAGTAGCAATGGCTTTGGCCGAATTAATCACTACTCGGTATCCAAAAGACACACTGGATATTTTAGTTTTCGGTAACGATGCATGGACAATTGCCATTCGGGATTTGCCTTATTTAAAAGTGGGGCCTTATCATACCAATACCGTTGCTGGCTTGCAATTGGCTATGGATTTACTCCGCAGAAAGCGCAATACCAACAAACAAATTTTTATGATAACCGATGGGAAACCAAGTTGTGTTCGCGAAAAAGACGGTTCCTATTATATGAACAGCAACGGACTCGATCAGTACATTGTGGATAAATGTTACAATCAAGCCCAACAAGCTCGAAAATTACATATTCCCATTACCACTTTTATGATTGCCAATGATCCTTATTTACAGCAATTTGTCAATCATTTTACCGAAGCCAATCAAGGGAAAGCCTTTTATACCGGTTTAAAAGGTTTGGGCGAAATGATTTTTGAAGATTATGAAACCAATAGAAAGAAGAGGGTGAAATAA
- a CDS encoding META domain-containing protein encodes MKKCILLLSVFLLISSCKSASAKPKEVAKTEPTIEYKQQMENLDQGIYFRGKGNDPEWSLKISEKTIEFNSLKPGFESLSGAHIEPIRAMDANVKMYRVETSAGLMIIQIMHQECFNTMSGEKSTYSVQIEIVKDTVSIFFIGCGNYITDPRLHDIWVLEKLNGEKATLDHFMKELPNLEINSSTNQFMGFAGCNRMNGKVFFERGLLRFNNIITTRMACGPNNKENEFLKALQSTTTYKVANMRLTLTNPSGVEVVFRKVD; translated from the coding sequence ATGAAAAAGTGTATTCTATTACTTTCAGTCTTTTTATTAATTTCAAGTTGCAAAAGTGCTTCTGCAAAACCAAAAGAAGTTGCAAAAACTGAACCAACTATCGAATATAAACAACAAATGGAAAATTTAGATCAGGGAATTTATTTTAGAGGCAAAGGAAATGACCCCGAATGGAGTTTGAAAATTTCTGAAAAAACCATTGAATTCAACTCTTTGAAACCTGGCTTTGAGTCTTTAAGTGGCGCTCACATTGAGCCTATACGTGCGATGGATGCCAATGTGAAAATGTACCGAGTTGAAACTTCGGCGGGATTAATGATTATACAGATCATGCATCAAGAATGCTTCAATACTATGTCTGGTGAAAAATCAACGTATTCGGTTCAAATAGAAATTGTAAAAGATACTGTTTCCATATTTTTTATCGGTTGCGGAAACTATATTACCGATCCTCGTTTGCACGATATTTGGGTTTTAGAAAAACTAAATGGAGAAAAAGCAACTTTGGACCACTTTATGAAAGAATTACCCAATCTAGAAATCAATAGTTCAACCAATCAATTCATGGGATTTGCAGGTTGCAATCGCATGAATGGTAAAGTATTCTTTGAAAGAGGATTACTTCGTTTTAATAATATCATCACTACAAGAATGGCTTGCGGACCAAATAATAAAGAAAACGAGTTCTTGAAAGCATTGCAAAGTACAACAACCTATAAAGTAGCAAACATGCGATTGACACTTACCAATCCATCGGGTGTAGAAGTTGTATTTAGAAAAGTAGATTGA
- a CDS encoding YchJ family protein — MENISCYCGSGKSFESCCSPFINGIQTAPTALALMKSRYSAYATHQADYLLATTHISERKKYSREDILLWATANKWQKLEIISSTENTVEFKAYFLDATNVNQVHYEFSTFKQENGKWFYLDGTFK; from the coding sequence ATGGAAAATATATCCTGTTATTGTGGTTCTGGAAAATCATTTGAAAGTTGTTGCTCTCCTTTTATTAATGGAATTCAAACTGCTCCAACTGCTTTGGCATTGATGAAATCAAGATATTCGGCTTATGCAACCCATCAAGCAGATTATTTACTGGCCACTACACATATTTCAGAAAGAAAAAAGTATTCCAGAGAAGATATTTTACTTTGGGCAACAGCCAATAAATGGCAAAAATTGGAGATTATTTCCTCAACTGAAAATACGGTTGAATTTAAAGCCTATTTTTTAGATGCTACTAATGTAAACCAAGTACATTATGAGTTTTCTACTTTTAAACAAGAAAATGGCAAATGGTTTTATCTGGATGGAACGTTTAAATAA